The Candidatus Koribacter versatilis Ellin345 genome has a segment encoding these proteins:
- a CDS encoding nucleotidyltransferase family protein codes for MNATLKLEMPTVRAICEKYGVRELRLFGSALGPTFRAESDVDFLVEFQPDVRMGLITFLKMRDELQDLIGRPVDLVQAGGLKATIRDEVLANNELLYAA; via the coding sequence ATGAACGCCACTCTTAAACTCGAGATGCCAACCGTCCGTGCCATCTGCGAGAAGTACGGCGTAAGGGAGTTGCGCCTGTTCGGCTCCGCACTGGGTCCTACGTTTCGCGCCGAGAGTGACGTGGATTTCCTGGTCGAATTCCAACCCGACGTACGAATGGGGCTGATTACGTTTTTAAAGATGCGAGATGAACTGCAGGATTTGATCGGGAGGCCGGTTGATCTCGTGCAGGCAGGCGGGCTCAAGGCAACGATCCGCGACGAAGTTCTCGCCAATAACGAACTGCTTTATGCGGCATGA
- a CDS encoding HepT-like ribonuclease domain-containing protein, which yields MRHDRAYLADIIEACQHIGSFVSGRDLADLDSDVLLRSGIFHQLAVIGEAASRISTELRDRHPELAWRQISGMRNYIAHAYFSLDLRIVWETATMDVPNLRITVLRLSDAEFGHDDVIQ from the coding sequence ATGCGGCATGATCGCGCCTATTTGGCGGACATCATCGAGGCTTGCCAGCATATCGGCAGTTTCGTTAGCGGGCGGGATCTCGCGGATCTCGACAGTGACGTGTTGCTCCGCAGCGGCATCTTTCACCAGTTGGCAGTGATCGGAGAGGCCGCGAGCCGCATCAGCACGGAACTTCGTGATCGTCACCCAGAGTTGGCTTGGCGTCAAATCTCGGGCATGCGCAATTACATCGCACATGCGTACTTTTCGCTGGATCTTCGTATTGTGTGGGAGACGGCTACGATGGACGTACCAAACCTGCGGATCACGGTCCTGCGGCTTTCCGACGCCGAATTTGGCCACGACGACGTAATTCAGTAA
- a CDS encoding response regulator, translating into MTNSKPKRRVLVVDDEQVIADTLSIILNKAGFDASPVYTGTAAVESARSMQPDLIISDVIMPDMNGIEAAIQIRRFLPSCKILLFSGQAATADLLESARAKGHEFEILAKPVHPQDLLAKLAG; encoded by the coding sequence ATGACCAATTCGAAGCCGAAACGACGGGTTCTTGTGGTTGATGACGAGCAAGTCATTGCTGATACGCTGTCCATCATCCTCAACAAGGCCGGTTTCGATGCGTCGCCGGTGTATACCGGCACGGCTGCCGTCGAGAGTGCGCGATCCATGCAACCCGACCTCATCATTAGCGACGTCATCATGCCCGATATGAATGGCATTGAAGCCGCTATTCAAATCCGGCGCTTCTTGCCAAGCTGCAAAATTCTGCTTTTCTCCGGACAGGCCGCTACCGCCGACCTGCTCGAAAGCGCCCGTGCCAAGGGCCATGAATTCGAAATCCTCGCCAAGCCAGTGCATCCGCAGGACCTGTTGGCCAAGCTGGCGGGATAA
- a CDS encoding aldo/keto reductase family protein: MTSSAPQFLYGTAWKEDRTAECVSLALKAGFRGIDTANQRKHYNEVGVGEALQKAYSDGLVKRDDLFLQTKFTYQRGQDHRLPYDPTAPLAKQVQQSLASSLEHLDTEYVDSFVLHGPASGYEWTADDDAVWNAMRAEREKGRTRVIGVSNVSLGHLQQMADTPAFVQNRCYAQLGWDREIRTFCREHGIVYQGFSLLTANVPVLRHPLVQEIAGHMKAGIAQVTFAFARQIGMLPLTGTTSFEHMQQDLSSLALTLPQEAVEAIESLAG; the protein is encoded by the coding sequence ATGACATCGAGCGCTCCGCAATTTCTTTACGGCACCGCATGGAAAGAAGACCGCACCGCCGAGTGTGTGTCGCTGGCGTTGAAGGCCGGTTTCCGCGGGATTGATACCGCCAACCAGCGCAAGCATTACAACGAAGTGGGCGTCGGTGAAGCCCTGCAGAAGGCCTACAGCGACGGCCTGGTCAAGCGCGACGATCTGTTTCTCCAGACCAAGTTCACCTACCAGCGCGGGCAAGACCACCGACTTCCCTACGATCCAACCGCGCCGCTGGCGAAGCAGGTACAGCAATCGCTCGCGAGTTCGCTGGAACATCTGGACACGGAATACGTGGACAGCTTTGTGCTGCATGGGCCTGCGTCGGGATACGAGTGGACTGCGGACGACGACGCAGTCTGGAACGCGATGCGAGCGGAGCGCGAGAAGGGCCGCACCCGCGTAATCGGCGTGAGCAATGTTTCCCTCGGGCATTTGCAACAGATGGCAGACACTCCGGCGTTCGTGCAGAACCGTTGTTATGCCCAGCTAGGTTGGGACCGCGAAATCCGCACGTTCTGTCGCGAGCATGGCATCGTGTACCAGGGATTCTCGCTGCTGACGGCAAATGTGCCGGTGCTGCGACATCCGTTAGTTCAGGAGATCGCCGGACACATGAAAGCTGGTATCGCGCAGGTGACCTTCGCGTTCGCTCGGCAGATCGGAATGCTTCCTCTGACCGGCACCACGAGTTTCGAACACATGCAGCAGGACCTCTCCAGCCTCGCGCTCACGCTTCCTCAAGAAGCGGTCGAAGCGATTGAATCGCTCGCGGGATAG
- a CDS encoding DUF5996 family protein, whose protein sequence is MSATEERWPSLPWKEWEPTATTLHMWTQIVGKTRLALVPLQAHWWNVALYVSPRGLTTEAMPTPQGTLEIEFDFLEHQLRFRLSDGRDHLLALRPQTVAEFYASYLKCLQELGVQVKIHPVPCELKDPIPFAEDTIHASYDSEYVKRFWRILISTTAVFREFSSSFIGKVSPAHFFWGSFDLAVTRFSGRRAPERPGADAIQREAYSHEVISAGWWPGNGGFGEPAFYAYAAPVPGGLGQAKVSPAIAAYDNNLGEFIMKYEEFRREPSPDRALLEFLESTYVAAANAAKWDRAALER, encoded by the coding sequence ATGTCCGCTACCGAAGAACGCTGGCCGTCGCTACCGTGGAAGGAATGGGAGCCCACCGCGACCACCCTTCACATGTGGACGCAGATCGTCGGCAAAACCAGGCTCGCCTTGGTCCCGCTACAGGCGCACTGGTGGAATGTGGCGCTATACGTCTCGCCCCGAGGACTCACCACGGAGGCTATGCCGACGCCCCAGGGCACTCTCGAAATCGAGTTCGATTTTCTCGAGCACCAGCTGCGCTTCCGGTTGAGTGATGGACGCGATCATCTCCTCGCGCTGCGGCCGCAGACGGTTGCCGAATTCTATGCGAGCTATCTGAAGTGCCTACAAGAGCTCGGGGTGCAAGTGAAGATTCACCCTGTGCCGTGCGAGCTCAAGGATCCCATCCCGTTTGCAGAAGATACGATCCATGCGTCGTACGATTCGGAATACGTGAAGCGCTTCTGGCGAATCTTGATCAGTACTACCGCCGTGTTTCGCGAGTTCTCCTCGTCTTTTATCGGGAAGGTAAGTCCAGCGCATTTCTTCTGGGGCAGCTTCGATCTTGCGGTCACGCGCTTCTCGGGCCGTCGCGCTCCCGAGCGTCCCGGCGCAGATGCAATCCAGCGCGAAGCCTATTCCCATGAAGTGATCAGTGCCGGCTGGTGGCCCGGCAACGGCGGATTCGGCGAACCCGCTTTCTACGCCTATGCCGCTCCGGTCCCGGGGGGCCTGGGGCAGGCGAAGGTATCTCCGGCGATTGCCGCGTACGACAACAACCTTGGCGAATTCATCATGAAGTACGAAGAGTTCCGGCGTGAACCTTCACCGGACCGGGCATTGCTGGAATTTCTGGAGAGCACGTACGTGGCGGCCGCCAACGCTGCAAAATGGGACCGGGCCGCGCTGGAGCGCTAA
- the recR gene encoding recombination mediator RecR — MSKFAEPMARLIDELKKLPGVGNKSAQRLAFHILRSSNDDAELLADAVRDVKAKLRLCSICNNITDVDPCTYCANPTRNQQVICVVEEPTNISAVEKTRHFNGVYHVLHGALSPLHGVGPEHLRISNLIKRVEGGKAEEVILATNPTVEGEATATYLSKILKAEGVRVTRIATGVPVGSDIEYADEVTMQKAMEGRREL; from the coding sequence TTGTCCAAGTTTGCCGAGCCGATGGCGCGGTTGATTGACGAATTGAAGAAGCTGCCGGGCGTCGGCAATAAGTCGGCGCAGCGCCTGGCGTTTCATATCCTGCGCTCCAGCAACGACGACGCCGAACTGCTGGCGGATGCCGTCCGCGACGTGAAGGCCAAACTCCGGCTCTGTTCCATCTGCAACAACATCACCGATGTCGACCCCTGCACCTACTGCGCGAACCCCACGCGGAACCAGCAGGTCATCTGCGTAGTGGAAGAACCGACCAATATTTCTGCCGTCGAAAAGACCCGCCATTTCAATGGCGTATACCATGTTCTTCATGGAGCACTTTCACCTTTGCACGGGGTAGGTCCGGAGCATTTGCGGATCAGCAACCTGATCAAACGGGTGGAGGGCGGCAAGGCAGAAGAGGTCATTCTCGCGACCAATCCGACGGTCGAGGGTGAGGCGACGGCGACGTATCTGTCGAAGATCCTCAAGGCTGAGGGCGTACGGGTGACGCGGATCGCGACCGGCGTCCCCGTCGGCAGCGACATAGAGTACGCCGACGAAGTGACCATGCAGAAGGCGATGGAAGGACGACGGGAGCTTTAG